The Bombus affinis isolate iyBomAffi1 unplaced genomic scaffold, iyBomAffi1.2 ctg00000275.1, whole genome shotgun sequence DNA window ccagtattcgatttttcaagtataccgctgtacaaactatttccggccagtaccttttatgtactttcgcttccgctaacaagcaacgcgccatgtccataactgttctattatacctttccgctgtcccgtttaattcatgtacgtaggttgggcaattatttattctgatacctttatccctagcaaatttataaattcgattattcaaatactcttttccattatcacatctcaatatttttaacttcttgcccgttaaattctcggcttcatttacaaactgtacgaaacaatcaaagacctcaccctttgattttatacaataaattctagctattttgctataatcatcgataaatgagatgaaatatttctcttcattgaatccggtagtcttaaagggaccgcacacgtccgtatgaataatttccattatctccctagccttggttcgattatttttgaatggtaaattgtgcattttactttctatacacaccctacatttcaaaaattccttctcaaattcattcggtataccagtaactagctgctctttacccaaaatatttaaatatttaaaatttacgtgtcctaacatcctacgccatccttcctttttactcatatcactacgttcggcgctgtttgctaagtgctccttccctttcaatatacttttcattctatatgttcccttttctttaaccgctaccgctgtaagcttattgtcctcatctattacttttgcaatatttccttttgaaataaccgtgttcttattatctgttaatttgcccaaactaatcaagtttgcggacatttctttcgcgtaaaaaacattattcatatttatttcattttgctttccaaatgcttcaaaataacttataacattccctacttttgttgcctttatcgatctattatcgcctaaatatatatttaccggttctttaaggtcaatagatttatcgaaataatttacgttgttaattatgtgatctgtgcaaccgctatctaatagccacattacttcattattacttatctcgttcgcctcgccgctgtgtgctgcgtgcgccgttgctattgtcacgtaaaataaaaaagcaggaggctcgaacgaaaagaaaaaattaagataacaaaaaaacaagagaatttatttctgaatttacactgactgcgattttgttctgagctccagccgtgactttccaagactgaagctcttacaatttgactttcggtaacatctgtttcttctttgtttgtcatccctcaatatccccactaccctgtaggcgtacgtgaccgctgtcacgcttctaggacattcggtggaaggaccgttaggatacagatgactcattaggcacttcggcgatatacattgtcgccaaggccgccacatctctatctccatcatcggtccatcggatttgaagtatgccggtcgtgacactatccatgtgcctgatcttgagttaccatgctcgctcgtgccggttgttgattgacgatggaaatttccacgtcccctgctcgtatttcctttgtttcctcttcgtctgctgcgaccacgtgttgacccacgccaaaaactgttactgcttcccgcttcgacgccattttgacactctctcgcaaaatgtcctactcttccacatctgaagcatccttccttttttgcagaaaaggcgttgttttgcatttctcctcgattggacttatttttcttctccgctatttcaattttattttttacatacgctaccgtttgattttctgctttcaatacatctactatatccgctatgtagatgtattcttcgggtaacgtattcagcatgtaatttagttattctctctcactcacttgtgcacccgcaccttttaattcgtttattaatttttcgaaatcgctaaaaaacgatgctgaatcagtgtagttctcaagtcttatcttttccaatctccttctgcatacgatctgtagtgccgtcgactctttcgagtacatttcatcgaacttttttactatctcatacgccgttttttcttctctaatatattccaattgtctatttgtgacggtactataaattatatttattgccttcaaatcctttttgtcccagtcttcattgtctgtttctgtcttcaccctagttgtgacaatctcgcattctttatatctgagaaacatcgttattctttgcttccacataccgtaatcctcaccatcgaaaataggtatcatgatttccgatctctccattttaaatgattccttatctcttactcaagcgttcctacgtgctcgaagtgtatttttcctctttgtaacctttgaacgtttctttccttactgagaactcactcgaactaactcgcaatattgaaaaacaggcactaaaataacttgcaaaattatgaaccacgctctgctaccatgaaaagatatagaatggattcggaaatacaaataattccctttatttagcacacaactgttatacatatgtcggagatggaaaaacaccggaacctctccttggattctcgggaaaaccgtaatgtcgtaatttagattaaacaaatgtcaccccgattgttcgagatttatgatagtgagcttgggctcgaggcgacaaccagtcgccgaacgtagccacggtcaagggatgaacgttttatctaacaaaagcacagagtaattctatacctctccttaaaagaaatagtcgtagcgacacgcggcagtaaatatttcaatggtttctgtcccgtggctcgccacacgcagattctatactccgggtaagatgatctccagatgtcaacatacctccgcagtatatgtttagctaacgtgaggacccgcaataaatcttaagatttagtcaagcaaagtccttcatatagacaagtagtctttgttgcaactacgggaagataggagaaacctatcttccacgaacgatgccccccgtcaacaacctcccctcaagggcggccagcatctctttcaaaacgccgatatggagatcgaccaattagcaacagcgctaatttccctcacctttggaacgaaagctttctttgacgaatccgaggatctcatgtccttagacccacccattatagttttcctcgacggcatcgtcgagacggagagttactctccgatacgatctcgacgacgattcgagtaactctcggatacgtagtgattgccccatgcattaacattgagtacaacttaggcgctaaagaagagtagagttcgtcatcccgttgaccgtggattcgttattgagcctaggatcattgccattagcctctcgagtatcaaattatcgcgattacctgtccaattccatcatggtcatgtttgcactggtaaatatctcctctattgcataatgatcacgtccagtgtcaatagggattcgtttcacgcccttaaccctaactctaatcgtaacgccaacccgacacatatatcttatactcttaagacctcaaaatcctactcgcacgcacgcttgttgtcaaccgactcttccagatacttctaacgactggctcttgtcttttgtctcaaccaagacccggacgtcctctgacgcttacacacacattcacatgtacagtgtaaatgtatcatattcccaacaattatgtttctaatttcttgtgctgatgttttaggtatggtgtattccttgtcggttgtggtaatagtggtttgtggatcctcctccgtatgacttttgaggttgctgttgttgataatgtgtggtgtgaatgtgttgcaaaggtggttggagaattcttcagcttgttcttcgttgcttcttacccatgtgttacctgcttttctgattgctgggacgggtattatttgcttccttatttttttcgtggctttccatagtgaatagttggtgttctcgtgtgtggagagtgtccctatgaactttgcgaattcgttatcgttgtgctcctttattttgttttttatttcctttgcaagtttgtttaagtgttttttgttttctcgagttctgtatttttgctattttgcttttgcttttcttttttctctgattttgtcgagtatttcttgcgggattgttattgtttgtctgctggttgattcgggtgtagtggttgtccttgctgcttcttgaacagttgctgtcaatgttgctactgcctcttctatgtgttcaggagttttcaacgggatgttgcagtttattttgctttctattatttctttgaaagtttgccatttggtggttttattgcatagtgtttctggtttgctatagtgtattggtttgtttctgtattcaattattatgggtgtatgatcggagctgagctcgaggttgggtgttatttttagtttatttgtgtttagtccccttgttactgcaaagtccagaagatctggttttttgttcaggtcagtcggccaatgtgtcggtgttcctgtggataatatattgaggttattatttctaatgtatttttccagtgttgtgcctcgaggtataatgtttcttgaccccccataacgtgtgctttgagttgtattctcccgctgcgatgtacttgtcccctaggtcctggaagtattcttcccacatttgtgatgttattttgtgttgcggaggcactgctgacaactggaagtagttgctgctagtttgaactgtaacagtggttgcttgtaaatattctttgttaacttggctgtgtagataatgtttgatatcgtttctgactgtcactgctgtccctccgtgagcttttcctgaggggtgtttgttatcatatatggtgtagtatggtattttcatgtagctttttgtagtgaagtgtgtttctaagacaagtagtatgtctatattgttactgtatatgaatgttttaatttcgagggcccgttgttgtaggccgtttgagttccaggctgctatttttagaatgtccgttttttattttttgcttagcacgtttgtaattagttgtagcatgactgtgatttgttgggtttgctgtctgagtactgcgttttgctcgcttatcattctggttagcatttcggtgttctttatagattgtttgagcagttctttgatttctgcagtgtcattgttactattgctgtgatattcgttgtgtgtatgtgtcgattggctggttacttgagcgtagcttagaccaccaatggtgttggtgctgatgggtttggtgtttgttgcttgctctgtatttggtattatttcaggatttgtgctgtcctgttgggcttgtgtgttagtgattgtcctgcttcgtaggggcgggaacagtttacgttgtaattgttttcttacttcacatcctttatagctggctgggtggtttccgttacagttatagcatttaacttcttctatttttccagaagatgggcagtgtatagttaagtggtttttttgcgcacttgacgcaagctgggcttctgttgcaataattttcagtgtgtccgtattgttgacaccgcatgcattgaggtatatcttttttgtgtcgtggtggttccactgttactattgtgtttagtatttgtttgatatcatatatttccttgttgttgtttccgggttccagttctattaagaatagtggtaatggttgctttgtgtcgaatcttgttatattgtttattgttcttgtttgatgaccaatttttgctaactcatcgcttagtttatatatgttcgttttaggatgcaatcctcttatgacaattttatagctcctttcagtttttagctgatacgtgtggtaaatagcatttttttcttttaatgcttttataactttcctaaatgtttctggtgtgtttgtttgaatttttacttgttccagttttgtttgctttattgtgtagttgtttttctcggcTAGATTAtatagtagatcgatgagcgggtctattatttgggcctcaacaaaaattggtggtggttttgtaatatgatttgtttggattgtggttttatttatggggtcagcgtctgtttcttctgttagtgagctgaaggagttgcttaatggtaattcttgcagccatcgctgcttttctgtagctgggttttctatggcacttatgtctggagttgttttgcgttttttgctagccttcgctagcttccagctttcgtcctgttgaggttattcggtatataaagagagaaatacgcgtggataaagtgtaagatacaaagtatatatttgacttaatgatgaaatacaggaatacaatttgagctggtccagatccgcacgctagcagtgttactttatgactgaaaaccccgaagccaacgtcgcctgtctagagtttatggtctgcctccctgctattcttttgtctatgtgctgtcgatggcttcagcgcttgagaaagttaaaaagaccagatgtggagttttcctagaagtggtgacctcttcaacacgtcctgatagtatctttcataatctgaattgctctcttcctgtccccgctgctcttttgtttcttctgtctccatgttaatttgtttgttttttatataatatgtttctccctttgttgctatgtttatagttggtatctgcattgctattttatttcctcctcactatctgttacgccacgaggcttaccacaggctgtattttctaaccgtcgctcacggccctacaatgtcgcagtcagatcgttttatctgaccgccggatcatatacaatgtatcgacgagcgcatagctgtcgccaagcagcgagttctcgaaacgtcgaatttggtccgttacgttttcctcgcaagaacagacatacgtgatcataggcgcgaacggtggcgtgacctaagtatagtgggggtcgtcttaaagatgagacaaagaaatcatctaaagtcgatcagttccttgtgacgcgtcgaacgttacacattgaatcgaatctaacacataacgtctgtctcaagctgcgtagtgcgataggtctcgttatatgcaaaccgctaaacaaaccttgactgttatctttttcgtttttaattgttgatctttgactgaacttgttgtttcgttatttttattaaacttttatcaaccaacccaatatagttgttcgtatacactcaaacctaaccacctctattctcgtaatagaaataggggatcaatcagttcgtggcatcgattgtttaatcgtaacgagaatttacgactctcgttgacgcgttatctagcgatcgcgtctctctgcgaacggttgaagcatttggtccttcgagccggattcagtgtcaagtgaaaggtgcacgccagtgacacccactaccatacagtgccacgtgaacccaacacaaccagcagcggaagcgttactaccccagcgaggtcagtaacgtaaagggtcgtcacctttgaagaggtataattcggtggttgaaacgcaaccacacagcctcctgccgcaaagtgggcaatcgccaacagaagtaagttcaaacgatttcgctctcaattacataacaaataatggcaaccggaaacgaattcgccaccttgcgtcgacagcggggctactatatcgcccagtttacacgcttcgcaaaaaaaactggacgacattgaacaatcaggctgtccggaagagatcgacttgatacaaattaaagatcgtctagaaatctacgagacggaactccgtgccatacaaaaccagatcgtagctatagacgagggagagatcgcgcgcggcattgaactagcggaaggatacgaaaaactacaacgccgaataactaaacaattgatcaatatacgacgaagtacgccgtcacaatcgacaagcggcgCATCAACCGCCGGTCGCGTGTCTGCttcgcttaaactaccggaggttcggatacctacatttgatggcgccctcgaggattggcagtcattttacgattccttctcgtcaacgatagatcaaaatgaacatttagcaccagttcagaaattttatcatctccgatcagccctgactggatgggccgcgcgaagcatacagtcattagccatcaccgagtcaaattacgcaatcgccattgacgttcttaaggaaaaattcgactgccaccgtcaaatctgcatgcgacaacacgaattatggaattgtcatgtcttcaaagcgaagtcgcccaaagaacgcctggaaatcgctaaaagggcgtcgctctgtaccaattgtttaggcaaggaacacgctcttactcaatgctccgcggggtcatgtcgcatctgtagacagcgacaccacacgtatctgcatcaagaccatgggcatagcaaaccacgaacacgtgtcaaccgaacatcgagcggtcgatcttcgcctagttcaccgaccccgcattcctcacatcgttcgagacgcacATCCTCGTCTCCCCGATCGTCTCCCCGAGCATCGCCCCAAGCGTCTCGCcgagcgtctccccgaacgtctccgcgaacatctccgaaacgcgaatctcggttatcgcgaacggcggcatcgggatcgactatatcgtccagtcctaaacgacaaggaaaacaatgacAGCATCAGACGACTGTgttagggaccgaaccacagaaaacggactcattgacctcgcctccttttgaaccattgcagcacgacttgttagtcacagcgcaggtcaacatcttgaacaatgaaattcaaccatttcgttgtagagctctgctagacaccggctctagcatgaactttatcaccgaaaggctcgctaactcattaaaactcaaccaacggaaatgttcggtcccaatcggaacactcaacacgttatcgaagatctcgaaacgctacatcacggccatgatcacctccattgacggcacatacgaacgcaacttgacgtttctaatcataccgactatcgcgtcttgggtcccaaatcaacccgtagatcgctgaatatacagatacctaggaatctccaattagccgatccaagattccatagacctgctccgatcgaaatattgttgagcgccggaccaacactagcatcactctgtgtcggccaacttgatatcagtcaagcaaacgggcccgacttgcgtctgcaaaaaacgcgattcggatgggtcatcggggggagcccaacctcgcaatcattagcatacgcatttcacgccttcacgacggctttacaggcggacctcgcccgtttttgggaaatcgacgagggaccgcccaccgcacgaatttcggaagcggaacgacagtgcgaggagcactttcgaaatcacgttcaacgcaccaacgaagggcgatacgttgtcgctctcccattcaacgaaacaactcctccgcttggatcctcgaaagccatggcaatgaagcgactcacttccctttgccgtcgattccaacgagacaaacaattcgaagccgactatcacgccgtaatagaagaatacttggaattaggacatatgacgaagattaccacggaccactgcacggacgacggatattttctgccacatcacggcgtgatcaaagaatccagtcggactacaaaactccgagttgtgtttgacggatctgcaccaacaaccaccggagtttcattaaacgacgtacttcatacgggaccgaaactacaagacgacatatttcttatccttttaagatttcgttctcatcagtacgtcattacaggcgatgtcgaaaagatgtatcgacaatttcttgtgcgtccagtggatcggaaattccaacaaattttgtggcgcaactctgatggagaagttgacacctatcaacttaacacagtgacattcgggctatcagcggccccctatctagccattcggtgcctGAAACAACgggcagacgacgagggacatcgatacccacgagcagcgatggtcttacagcgagacttctacgtcgacgatgttctcacaggagctgatacaaaggacgaggcactatcactgagaacggagcacatagaattgcttaaactagccggcttaaacattcgaaaatgggcagcgaacgaccgggaactgctacgaggactttccgagcaggacataaacgataagctgctactaggcgaatcgcaaactttcaaaactctgggtgttgtttggaattcctttgactattcgatcctatattccgtcaaaatcaatcctaccacctctcgaattacgaagagaacagtcagctccgaaattgccaagatctacgaccctcttggattactggcatcagtgatcgttcgcgctaaaatgttgctccaacgactttggactttaaaaattgactgggacgaatctcttccggctgacgtacacacagaatggagcaaatattattcacagctacctttgctaaataacgtgaagtttccacgtaaaactataatcaagactgcagcggaaattgaattacacggattctgcgacgccagcgaaagggcgtatggggcatgcGTCTACCTTCGCACCATCACTCCGGAGGGTCATGCCtggacacgactcctcactgcaaggtcaaaggtggctccactcaaatcacaaaccattccaaggctggaactgagtggagcacttcttctcacatcattggccactacagtccttcaagcgttaccaagcaacatttctcggaccgtttactggactgattctacaatcgttctacattggattaatacatcaccccatacgctgaaagccttcgtcgcgaatcgtgtgacagagattcaacagaaaactcacacctccgattggcgccacattcccactaccgaAAACCCTGCAGATCTCATATCGCGAGGCCAATCACCCGAAGACTTCTTGCGATCaaccatttggcaacatggaccggaatggctccaacaacctgaaaaatactggccgacgtggaacccggtaccattagctgaaataccagagcagaagaaggcaacatgtctgtccgtgactccgcctgaccacagtctactggactggagagattttcttcttggcccaagctgataagaattgccgctcgttgcTTCCGATGGAGACAAAAACAGGATCGGGggggacctctaaccacacatgatttaaccaatgcgcataacaaattggtcaaattgttacagctctgctattttccagatgaaatacgtactctccgaacagatcgaaattctgcagtgaaggggaaggtgcaacgactcaatccatttctggacaaggacgagatattgcgagtcggaggccgactcagtcactcaccaatgcccttcactcagaaacacccaatcattctacccaaatcctcagttacagcacacattatcgagcatgaacacctcctaaatctccactccggaactcaagctaccttatatgccttaaggagatcttattggcctatcgacggccgtagtcaagtttggagcacgctgaagaagtgcgtatgttgctgccgagccaatccacctccaGTGGATTACGTACTGGGCGACCTTCCCAgctgcacggataacggaatctcgtccatttaccaacgtcggaattgattattgcggaccgttctacatcaaggaacgaaaggatcgcaaccgacgcaaaatcaaggtatatgtagcaatcttcgtatgtcttgcagttaaagcagtccacctcgagctggtcaccgatctcactagcgaggccttcattgctgctcggcgaagattcatcgctcgccgaggattctgt harbors:
- the LOC126927834 gene encoding uncharacterized protein LOC126927834; amino-acid sequence: MAMKRLTSLCRRFQRDKQFEADYHAVIEEYLELGHMTKITTDHCTDDGYFLPHHGVIKESSRTTKLRVVFDGSAPTTTGVSLNDVLHTGPKLQDDIFLILLRFRSHQYVITGDVEKMYRQFLVRPVDRKFQQILWRNSDGEVDTYQLNTVTFGLSAAPYLAIRCLKQRADDEGHRYPRAAMVLQRDFYVDDVLTGADTKDEALSLRTEHIELLKLAGLNIRKWAANDRELLRGLSEQDINDKLLLGESQTFKTLGVVWNSFDYSILYSVKINPTTSRITKRTVSSEIAKIYDPLGLLASVIVRAKMLLQRLWTLKIDWDESLPADVHTEWSKYYSQLPLLNNVKFPRKTIIKTAAEIELHGFCDASERAYGACVYLRTITPEGHAWTRLLTARSKVAPLKSQTIPRLELSGALLLTSLATTVLQALPSNISRTVYWTDSTIVLHWINTSPHTLKAFVANRVTEIQQKTHTSDWRHIPTTENPADLISRGQSPEDFLRSTIWQHGPEWLQQPEKYWPTWNPVPLAEIPEQKKATCLSVTPPDHSLLDWRDFLLGPS